From Acidimicrobiales bacterium, one genomic window encodes:
- a CDS encoding NAD(P)-dependent oxidoreductase yields the protein MTLANATIVIAGATGQVGTPVAKALAAQGNEVHGLARFKDPAQREEMESAGVICHAVDLIDPDFSTVPTDPEHVLNFAVTKTGKWDKDLSANADAAGLLMAHCRAAKSVLHCSSTAVYAPTGGEPMREDSPLGQDHHQYMMPTYSTAKTAAESVVSFAAKAFGLPTTIARLCVPYGDEGGWPMFHLLMAQGGQPIPVHTDGSRYNVIHHEDIIDQIPALLDAATTPATILNWGSDEVVSVEEWTRYMADIAGAPEPTFEPTDFTIPSAVVDTSRARPILGPCNVGWHDGFRRLTEIFAGS from the coding sequence ATGACTCTCGCCAACGCCACCATCGTCATCGCCGGCGCGACCGGCCAGGTCGGCACACCGGTCGCCAAGGCCCTCGCGGCCCAGGGCAACGAGGTGCACGGGCTGGCCCGGTTCAAGGACCCGGCCCAGCGCGAGGAGATGGAGTCGGCCGGCGTGATCTGCCATGCCGTCGACCTGATCGACCCCGACTTCTCGACCGTCCCCACCGACCCCGAACACGTCCTCAACTTCGCCGTCACCAAGACGGGCAAGTGGGACAAGGACCTCTCCGCCAACGCCGACGCCGCCGGGCTCCTCATGGCCCACTGCCGCGCCGCGAAGAGCGTGCTGCACTGCTCGTCGACCGCGGTCTACGCCCCCACCGGCGGCGAGCCGATGCGGGAGGACTCACCGCTCGGCCAAGACCACCACCAGTACATGATGCCGACGTACTCGACGGCGAAGACGGCCGCGGAGTCGGTCGTGAGCTTCGCCGCCAAGGCGTTCGGCCTTCCGACCACGATCGCCCGCCTCTGCGTCCCCTACGGCGACGAGGGCGGCTGGCCGATGTTCCATCTGCTCATGGCGCAGGGCGGGCAGCCGATCCCGGTCCACACCGACGGATCCCGTTACAACGTGATCCACCACGAGGACATCATCGACCAGATCCCCGCCTTGCTCGACGCGGCGACCACGCCGGCGACGATCCTGAACTGGGGCAGCGACGAGGTCGTCTCGGTCGAGGAATGGACCCGCTACATGGCCGACATCGCCGGCGCACCGGAGCCGACGTTCGAGCCGACCGACTTCACCATCCCGAGCGCAGTCGTCGACACGTCGAGGGCCCGCCCGATCCTCGGGCCGTGCAACGTCGGCTGGCACGACGGATTCCGTCGCCTGACCGAGATCTTCGCGGGGTCGTAG
- a CDS encoding helix-turn-helix transcriptional regulator, translating to MDAAHTIRTARLRAGLTLRALATRAGTSHSTISAYESGTKVPTTATLERIVRAAGFAIDTTLQRRVEVEGITRGDELAAVLELAAAFPARHRPTLDCPVFGR from the coding sequence ATGGATGCTGCTCACACCATCCGCACCGCTCGCCTCCGGGCCGGTCTCACCCTGCGGGCCCTGGCCACCCGAGCGGGCACGTCGCACTCGACGATCTCGGCCTACGAATCGGGGACAAAGGTGCCGACCACCGCCACACTCGAGCGGATCGTGCGGGCCGCCGGCTTCGCGATCGACACCACCCTGCAACGACGGGTCGAGGTCGAGGGGATAACGCGCGGCGACGAGCTGGCGGCCGTGCTCGAGCTCGCCGCGGCGTTCCCCGCTCGCCACCGCCCCACGCTCGACTGTCCGGTGTTCGGGCGGTGA
- a CDS encoding ABC transporter ATP-binding protein, whose amino-acid sequence MDFTPRKKKRTPRADPPLLQFDETTKDHGEVRAVGPVSFDVGAGQLVALIGHNGSGKSTLLATAAGILDPTEGAVRISGEEAGSTAARAAVSYIRDHPVLYEDLSLREHLEYLTRLHGSTPEQHDAERLIEELGLTGREDDLPSTFSRGLRQKTAIVVALCRPFALLLVDEPFSGLDHAGRLALLRLIRVVTDQKGSVIVATHDMEALDHFDRAVMLSDGDLVFDGPPAEVPVAIR is encoded by the coding sequence ATGGATTTCACCCCCAGGAAGAAGAAGCGCACACCACGCGCCGATCCCCCGCTGCTGCAATTCGACGAGACGACCAAGGACCACGGCGAGGTGCGCGCCGTCGGGCCGGTCTCGTTCGATGTCGGTGCGGGCCAACTCGTCGCCCTCATCGGCCACAACGGCTCGGGGAAATCGACACTGCTCGCCACGGCGGCCGGGATCCTCGATCCGACCGAAGGGGCGGTCCGTATCAGTGGCGAGGAGGCCGGCAGCACTGCGGCACGCGCTGCCGTGTCGTACATCCGCGACCACCCGGTGCTCTACGAGGACCTGTCGTTGCGCGAGCACCTCGAGTACCTCACCCGGCTCCACGGGTCGACCCCCGAGCAGCACGATGCCGAACGACTGATCGAGGAGCTCGGCCTGACCGGCCGGGAAGACGACCTGCCGTCGACATTCAGCCGCGGACTCCGCCAGAAGACGGCGATCGTCGTCGCGTTGTGCCGACCGTTCGCCCTGCTGCTCGTCGACGAACCGTTCTCGGGCCTCGACCATGCCGGCAGGCTGGCGCTCCTGCGTCTGATCCGGGTGGTCACCGACCAGAAGGGTTCGGTCATCGTCGCCACCCATGACATGGAGGCCCTCGACCACTTCGACCGGGCCGTGATGCTGAGCGACGGCGACCTCGTGTTCGACGGACCTCCGGCGGAGGTCCCGGTGGCCATCCGATGA
- a CDS encoding pentapeptide repeat-containing protein — protein sequence MATELRRPQMVADGHLLGPPKSAHGMKLAGIDLVGADLRGADLQKCDLRKADLTGAQLDGADLSWAVLDGATLRDVGFGRARLVETTLQGADVTGADLSGVTGLTWASIRNVEGEKSARWPAGFDRSQPRVAGPLIHNYGARGDSHDRQ from the coding sequence GTGGCTACCGAACTCCGCCGACCGCAGATGGTCGCCGACGGACACCTCCTGGGGCCGCCGAAATCGGCGCACGGCATGAAGCTGGCCGGCATCGACCTCGTCGGGGCCGACCTGCGCGGTGCCGACCTGCAGAAGTGTGATCTCCGCAAGGCCGACCTGACCGGGGCCCAGCTCGACGGCGCCGACCTCTCGTGGGCGGTCCTCGACGGCGCCACCCTGCGCGACGTCGGGTTCGGTCGGGCCCGACTGGTGGAAACCACCCTCCAGGGTGCCGACGTCACCGGCGCCGACCTCTCGGGGGTCACCGGGCTGACGTGGGCGTCGATCCGCAACGTCGAGGGCGAGAAGTCGGCTCGCTGGCCGGCCGGTTTCGACCGTAGTCAGCCCCGTGTGGCCGGTCCCCTGATCCACAACTACGGTGCGCGTGGGGATTCGCACGACCGCCAGTAG
- a CDS encoding metalloregulator ArsR/SmtB family transcription factor, whose product MADAAHPLDVLHDPTRRRVLELLRGGEQSVRELTDATTVTQSAVSQHLRVLREVGLVSVRPDGTRRLYRIDPDGLSSVRAWVDSFWDDALTAFARHVDTTKETRPT is encoded by the coding sequence ATGGCTGATGCTGCGCACCCCCTCGACGTGCTGCACGACCCCACCCGCCGTCGAGTGCTCGAGTTGCTGCGGGGCGGGGAGCAGTCGGTGCGGGAACTCACAGACGCCACCACAGTGACGCAATCGGCCGTCTCCCAGCACCTCAGGGTGTTGCGCGAGGTCGGCCTCGTCTCGGTGCGGCCCGACGGCACGCGGCGGCTGTATCGCATCGACCCCGACGGGCTCTCCTCGGTGCGGGCGTGGGTCGACTCGTTCTGGGACGACGCCCTGACGGCATTCGCCCGCCACGTCGACACCACCAAGGAGACCCGACCGACATGA
- a CDS encoding HNH endonuclease signature motif containing protein — protein sequence MSWESIQFDLLDLGWQLAGSFAAMQGASIDEIYTRYIADAGGVVIDLGRARCFTGGARLAVKLSERHCPWPGCSVPTSQCEIDHTTDHAQGGRTDPGNGGPFCGRHNRHKQKGFAFWRDPTGEWHVYWPDGTEIE from the coding sequence GTGAGTTGGGAATCGATTCAGTTCGACCTGCTCGACCTGGGTTGGCAACTGGCCGGCTCGTTCGCGGCGATGCAGGGAGCATCGATCGACGAGATCTACACGCGCTACATCGCAGATGCCGGCGGCGTGGTGATCGACCTCGGCCGGGCCCGCTGCTTCACCGGCGGCGCCCGCCTGGCGGTGAAGCTGAGCGAGCGCCACTGCCCATGGCCCGGATGCTCCGTGCCGACGAGCCAGTGCGAGATCGACCACACCACCGACCACGCCCAGGGCGGAAGAACCGACCCCGGCAACGGGGGACCCTTCTGCGGACGGCACAATCGGCACAAACAGAAGGGGTTCGCCTTCTGGCGAGACCCGACCGGCGAGTGGCACGTGTACTGGCCCGACGGCACCGAGATCGAATGA
- a CDS encoding DNA-formamidopyrimidine glycosylase family protein — protein MPEGHTIHRAARLQRRRFAGARLRVDSPQGRFGSGAEVLDGRVLEDVDALGKHLFYRWEDEVTLHVHLGLFGKFGIWPNGAPQPSEGTRMRWIGEPGVLHLAGPTACELIEPHEEDAVRARLGPDPLAIRPGDPERFGAALRRRKIPVAQALLDQKVIAGIGNVYRAEFCFLAGIDPRRPADEIAADEADALWQLAVDHLTVGERLGRIVTVDPAEVGVDRWRDVPRSDRLYAYKRDDRPCRRCGDEIRRTELANRRVWWCPTCQPG, from the coding sequence ATGCCCGAAGGACACACCATTCACCGCGCCGCGCGGCTCCAGCGGCGCCGCTTCGCCGGTGCCCGACTGCGGGTCGACTCGCCCCAGGGCCGGTTCGGTTCCGGGGCCGAGGTGCTCGACGGGCGTGTGCTCGAGGACGTCGACGCGCTGGGCAAGCACCTCTTCTACCGATGGGAGGACGAGGTCACGCTCCACGTCCATCTCGGGTTGTTCGGCAAGTTCGGCATCTGGCCGAACGGCGCGCCGCAGCCCTCCGAGGGCACCCGGATGCGGTGGATCGGGGAGCCCGGTGTCCTGCATCTCGCCGGGCCCACCGCGTGCGAGCTGATCGAGCCCCACGAGGAGGACGCCGTGCGGGCTCGCCTCGGCCCCGACCCGCTGGCCATCCGTCCGGGTGACCCGGAGCGCTTCGGTGCTGCCCTGCGACGGCGGAAGATCCCGGTCGCCCAGGCCCTGCTCGACCAGAAGGTGATCGCCGGCATCGGCAACGTCTATCGGGCCGAGTTCTGCTTCCTCGCCGGCATCGACCCTCGACGACCTGCCGACGAGATCGCGGCCGACGAAGCCGACGCGCTGTGGCAGCTTGCGGTGGACCATCTGACGGTGGGGGAGCGGCTCGGACGAATCGTCACCGTCGACCCGGCCGAGGTCGGCGTCGACCGGTGGCGTGACGTCCCCCGCAGCGACCGGCTCTACGCCTACAAGCGCGACGACCGGCCCTGTCGTCGGTGCGGCGACGAGATCCGCCGCACCGAGCTGGCCAACCGGCGTGTGTGGTGGTGCCCGACCTGTCAGCCCGGCTGA
- a CDS encoding ArsI/CadI family heavy metal resistance metalloenzyme, producing the protein MRLQLAIDVSNLDEAIDFYSKMFATEPAKVKPGYANFAIEQPPLKLVLFENAAGGGTINHLGVEVETAAEVSAAEARLSGDGLETTGVDDTVCCFAEKTETWVTGPDDTRWEWYVKTGEADQLENTVVTAGGRPCCG; encoded by the coding sequence ATGCGCCTGCAACTCGCCATCGACGTCAGCAACCTCGACGAAGCGATCGACTTCTACTCGAAGATGTTCGCGACCGAGCCCGCCAAGGTGAAGCCCGGCTACGCCAACTTCGCCATCGAGCAGCCGCCGCTCAAGCTCGTGCTGTTCGAGAACGCCGCCGGCGGCGGCACCATCAACCATCTCGGTGTCGAGGTGGAGACGGCCGCCGAGGTCAGCGCGGCCGAAGCCCGTCTGTCGGGCGATGGCCTCGAGACCACCGGTGTGGACGACACCGTCTGCTGCTTCGCCGAGAAGACCGAGACCTGGGTCACCGGCCCCGACGACACCCGTTGGGAGTGGTACGTGAAGACCGGCGAAGCCGATCAGCTGGAGAACACGGTCGTGACCGCCGGCGGCCGTCCCTGCTGTGGGTGA
- a CDS encoding SRPBCC domain-containing protein, which translates to MSTHNPPSPPPVVRSATVSVAPADAFRIFTDEIGAWWPSPTHGIFGAKSGGVVFRDGRLIEISQDGSEVVWGEVARWDPPHLLTIAWHPGRGADEASTVEVSFVADGDATRVIIEHSGWDSFGVDAAHLRRGYVGPNAWGYVLDHFADGATAHVEAADLAGLAAAYEAFFTEFLAGGFGPPPEGEWNAEQVVAHVALNDGAMLGVCQALVHGGELRFDNLACHEPAALGRWIESCGTPDVMLGRVRQSSRQLLAAIARLSADQRATSVHCHLVHAGSVVLDEPRPWGVVAVDVQAGHHLPAHVEQLRNLRT; encoded by the coding sequence ATGAGTACCCACAACCCGCCTTCTCCGCCGCCCGTCGTGCGGTCCGCCACCGTGTCGGTTGCGCCCGCCGATGCGTTCCGGATCTTCACCGACGAGATCGGCGCGTGGTGGCCGAGCCCCACCCACGGAATCTTCGGCGCCAAGTCGGGAGGGGTGGTGTTCAGGGACGGTCGCCTCATCGAGATCTCCCAGGACGGATCCGAGGTCGTCTGGGGTGAGGTGGCTCGATGGGATCCGCCCCACCTGTTGACGATCGCCTGGCACCCGGGCCGTGGAGCCGACGAGGCCTCGACGGTCGAGGTCTCTTTCGTCGCCGACGGCGATGCCACCCGGGTGATCATCGAGCACAGCGGCTGGGACTCGTTCGGAGTCGACGCCGCCCACCTCCGCCGCGGCTACGTCGGTCCCAACGCATGGGGCTACGTGCTCGACCACTTCGCCGACGGGGCAACCGCTCATGTCGAAGCCGCCGACCTGGCGGGACTCGCGGCGGCGTACGAGGCGTTCTTCACCGAGTTCCTGGCCGGCGGCTTCGGCCCACCACCAGAGGGGGAGTGGAACGCCGAGCAGGTCGTCGCCCATGTGGCGCTCAACGATGGCGCCATGCTCGGCGTCTGCCAGGCGCTCGTGCACGGTGGTGAGCTCCGGTTCGACAACCTTGCGTGTCACGAGCCGGCCGCGCTCGGTCGGTGGATCGAATCCTGCGGCACGCCCGACGTGATGCTCGGCCGGGTCCGCCAATCCTCCCGCCAGCTTCTGGCGGCGATCGCCCGGTTGTCGGCCGACCAGCGGGCCACGTCGGTTCACTGTCATCTGGTGCACGCCGGTTCGGTCGTCCTCGACGAGCCTCGGCCATGGGGTGTCGTCGCGGTTGATGTGCAAGCGGGTCACCACCTTCCCGCCCACGTGGAGCAACTGCGGAACCTGCGCACCTGA
- a CDS encoding AAA family ATPase, translated as MVLLVLLNGPPASGKSTIAGRFTDSRPLALNLDVDVVRGMLGAWLDDPSTAGLAARSLALAMAETHLTAGRDVIVPQFLGRRDFLDQLAEVAERTQATFIETALWLDRETALAAFAQRGAMPSDQTHHDAVSLVDRAEHADPVGRMYDAFVELVETRPATRRVDVIRGEIDLTFARFVEALDIRAC; from the coding sequence ATGGTGCTGCTCGTGTTGCTGAATGGCCCGCCTGCGAGCGGGAAGTCAACAATCGCTGGCCGGTTCACCGATTCTCGACCTCTCGCCCTCAATCTCGACGTCGATGTCGTCCGAGGCATGCTCGGTGCCTGGCTCGATGACCCATCCACAGCAGGGTTGGCTGCTCGTTCGCTCGCATTGGCGATGGCCGAGACGCATCTCACGGCGGGGCGCGATGTGATCGTGCCCCAATTCCTCGGGCGTCGTGACTTCCTCGATCAGCTCGCCGAAGTAGCCGAGCGCACGCAGGCGACGTTCATCGAAACGGCATTGTGGCTCGATCGCGAGACGGCGCTTGCGGCGTTTGCACAACGTGGAGCAATGCCGAGCGATCAGACCCACCACGACGCCGTTTCGCTGGTCGATCGCGCGGAACACGCGGACCCCGTCGGTCGGATGTACGACGCCTTCGTCGAACTCGTCGAGACCCGGCCTGCCACCCGACGCGTCGACGTGATCCGGGGCGAAATCGATCTCACGTTCGCGCGCTTCGTCGAAGCACTCGACATCCGGGCCTGCTAG
- a CDS encoding sulfotransferase, with protein sequence MHAEQLIDAAVAATGLSDFGGEEFRPGLDALLASFQASAEPNGIGEPTLEALVTGSLSTRLQVTNWWTQHPELADEQIIEPVFIVGVSRSGTTALSHLLSVDPAVRAPRQWEAQQPVPPPEAATYETDERFLAAIEADENSVIHALNPSVKAMHHDPPNMPTECVTVMAQSMVSLLFSAMFHLPDYCDFVLGVDHVPTYEHHKRVYQLLQSRHPGRWVLKTPHHALAVDAIAEVYPDARFIWTHRDPATCIASTASITCGLGSTFSDGDHRLAAGELWTDMLTEMLERTADARRRHGDRFVDVDYRELVADPLATTAKLYDDLGIELTAEAEQRMAAHVAEHRQHRFGRHEYELADFGLERHALNDRLADYRATYGLD encoded by the coding sequence ATGCACGCCGAACAACTCATCGACGCCGCGGTGGCGGCCACCGGACTCTCCGACTTCGGCGGGGAGGAATTCCGACCGGGACTCGACGCGCTCCTGGCGTCGTTCCAGGCCAGCGCCGAACCGAACGGGATCGGCGAACCGACCCTCGAAGCACTCGTCACCGGCTCACTGTCGACCCGACTCCAGGTCACCAACTGGTGGACGCAGCATCCGGAGCTGGCCGACGAGCAGATCATCGAACCCGTCTTCATCGTCGGCGTCTCGCGATCCGGTACGACCGCGCTCAGTCATCTGCTGTCGGTCGACCCCGCGGTGCGCGCGCCCCGACAGTGGGAGGCCCAACAGCCGGTGCCACCACCGGAAGCGGCCACCTACGAAACCGACGAGCGCTTCCTGGCCGCCATCGAAGCCGACGAGAACTCGGTCATCCACGCGCTGAACCCCAGCGTCAAGGCGATGCACCACGATCCGCCGAACATGCCGACCGAGTGCGTGACCGTCATGGCGCAGAGCATGGTGAGCCTCCTGTTCAGCGCCATGTTCCATCTGCCCGACTATTGCGACTTCGTGCTGGGCGTGGACCACGTCCCCACCTATGAACACCACAAGCGGGTCTACCAACTCCTCCAGTCACGCCACCCCGGCCGTTGGGTCCTGAAGACCCCGCACCACGCGCTCGCGGTCGACGCCATCGCCGAGGTCTATCCCGACGCCCGATTCATCTGGACCCATCGCGATCCGGCGACCTGCATTGCGTCGACGGCCAGCATCACCTGTGGGCTGGGCAGCACCTTCAGCGACGGGGACCATCGGCTGGCAGCCGGCGAGCTGTGGACCGACATGCTCACCGAGATGCTGGAACGCACCGCCGATGCCCGTCGGCGACACGGCGACCGGTTCGTCGACGTCGACTACCGCGAGCTCGTCGCCGATCCGCTGGCCACGACCGCCAAGCTCTACGACGATCTCGGCATCGAACTCACCGCCGAGGCCGAGCAGCGGATGGCCGCCCACGTGGCCGAGCATCGCCAGCACCGTTTCGGCAGGCACGAGTACGAACTCGCCGACTTCGGTCTGGAGCGGCACGCGCTCAACGACCGCCTGGCCGACTATCGCGCGACCTACGGTCTCGACTGA
- a CDS encoding class I SAM-dependent methyltransferase, which translates to MRDLDKWMAEDHARRGESTAMSQERYGTNDSEVDIERVRLGMLAAARDPKTFSVLERIGVSAGMHALELGAGAGTVSAWLADRVGQEGRVMSTDIDLQFHGDMPDNVMVRTHDIATDALPAEHFDLIHARAVLQHVPSREAVIPKLIDALKPGGWLVLEDGQFLGFGEQGLAEPYRTIHQIISAGGQEEWRDPNFGLQILDRMRANGLVDLDVIGDVWAMRPHEPSGEWWFLALERAIPHLVAAGMVAEEDGAAALAQVREPGFVMLSPASIASIGRKPG; encoded by the coding sequence GTGCGCGACCTCGACAAGTGGATGGCGGAGGACCACGCCCGCCGGGGGGAGAGCACCGCGATGAGCCAGGAGCGCTACGGAACGAACGACAGTGAGGTCGACATCGAGCGGGTCCGGCTGGGGATGCTCGCCGCGGCCCGCGACCCGAAGACCTTCTCCGTGCTCGAACGGATCGGGGTCTCGGCGGGGATGCACGCGTTGGAGCTCGGTGCCGGGGCGGGCACGGTGAGCGCATGGCTCGCCGACCGGGTGGGGCAAGAGGGCCGCGTCATGTCGACCGACATCGACCTCCAGTTCCACGGCGACATGCCGGACAACGTGATGGTGCGAACCCACGACATCGCGACCGACGCGCTGCCGGCCGAACACTTCGACCTCATCCACGCTCGGGCCGTGCTGCAACACGTGCCGAGCCGCGAAGCGGTGATCCCCAAGCTGATCGACGCGTTGAAGCCCGGCGGATGGCTGGTGCTGGAGGACGGCCAGTTCCTCGGCTTCGGTGAACAGGGACTCGCCGAGCCCTATCGGACCATCCACCAGATCATCTCGGCCGGTGGGCAGGAGGAATGGCGCGACCCGAACTTCGGTCTCCAGATCCTCGACCGCATGCGAGCCAACGGGCTCGTCGATCTCGACGTGATCGGCGATGTCTGGGCGATGCGCCCCCACGAGCCCAGCGGCGAATGGTGGTTCCTCGCCCTCGAACGGGCGATCCCGCATCTGGTGGCGGCAGGAATGGTCGCCGAAGAGGATGGCGCTGCGGCGCTCGCCCAGGTCCGTGAGCCCGGCTTCGTGATGCTCAGCCCGGCATCGATCGCGTCGATCGGGCGCAAACCCGGGTGA
- a CDS encoding patatin-like phospholipase family protein — MTTAFVLSGGASLGAVQVGMADALYAEGIRPDMVVGTSVGAVNGAWLAGDRPIQGLVDLWGSLRSREIFPLRPFVGLRGFVGRTSHFIPNHGLSRLIDRNLTFDRLEDAAIPFSVIVTEVSTGAEVRLERGPARQSILASAALPGVFPTVKIDGRTFFDGGIVDNTPISKAIEAGATEVWVLSTGYSCGLPAVPKNAIAMALHGVALLVQQRFITETSRRTYPVPVHIIPAPCPISVTPIDFSQSVDLIDRARRETLQWLADGLPEAAPPREHLHGTPSPEAE; from the coding sequence ATGACGACGGCGTTCGTCCTCTCGGGTGGGGCGAGCCTGGGCGCGGTGCAGGTCGGGATGGCCGACGCGCTCTATGCCGAGGGAATCCGCCCCGACATGGTGGTCGGCACATCCGTTGGGGCGGTCAACGGAGCGTGGTTGGCCGGCGATCGACCGATCCAGGGGCTGGTCGACCTGTGGGGCTCACTGCGCAGCCGTGAGATCTTCCCGCTCCGTCCGTTCGTGGGGCTGCGCGGCTTCGTCGGCCGGACCTCGCACTTCATCCCCAACCACGGTCTGAGCCGCCTGATCGACCGAAACCTGACCTTCGACCGGCTCGAAGACGCCGCCATCCCCTTCTCCGTCATCGTCACGGAGGTCTCGACCGGCGCCGAGGTCCGCCTCGAACGGGGACCCGCCCGACAATCGATACTCGCCAGCGCCGCGCTCCCCGGAGTCTTCCCGACCGTGAAGATCGACGGCCGGACCTTCTTCGACGGCGGCATCGTCGACAACACGCCGATCAGCAAGGCGATCGAGGCGGGCGCCACCGAGGTGTGGGTCCTCTCGACCGGCTACTCCTGCGGACTTCCGGCGGTTCCGAAGAACGCGATCGCCATGGCGCTGCACGGCGTTGCCCTCCTCGTGCAGCAGAGATTCATCACCGAGACCTCACGGCGGACCTATCCCGTGCCGGTCCACATCATCCCGGCGCCGTGCCCGATCTCGGTGACACCGATCGACTTCAGCCAGAGCGTCGACCTCATCGACCGCGCCCGTCGGGAAACATTGCAGTGGCTCGCCGACGGGCTGCCCGAGGCAGCGCCGCCCCGAGAGCACCTCCACGGCACCCCCTCGCCTGAGGCGGAGTAG
- a CDS encoding metalloregulator ArsR/SmtB family transcription factor produces the protein MRISLSAPCCTPLQTSPLTEADAEELAGMLKALADPVRLRLLSFIAATENGEACACDLTEPTGRSQATVSHHLSQLTQAGILEREQRGKWAWFTLDRDRLNGICAAVCATSID, from the coding sequence ATGCGCATCTCGCTTTCCGCTCCCTGCTGCACTCCCCTCCAGACCTCGCCGCTCACCGAGGCCGATGCCGAGGAGCTCGCCGGGATGCTCAAGGCGCTCGCCGATCCGGTGCGTCTGCGCCTGCTCAGCTTCATCGCCGCCACCGAGAACGGCGAGGCCTGCGCCTGCGACCTCACCGAGCCCACCGGGCGCTCACAGGCCACGGTGAGCCATCATCTCTCGCAGCTGACACAGGCCGGCATTCTCGAGCGTGAGCAGCGCGGCAAGTGGGCCTGGTTCACGCTCGACCGTGATCGGCTCAACGGTATCTGCGCGGCCGTCTGCGCGACGTCGATCGACTGA
- a CDS encoding acyl-CoA dehydrogenase family protein → MSATDEISEPADHAAYRALVRAWYDEHATPKSPDDPWATTVHADPAEAAAHFEGSRAWLGKLFAAGYSGIAWPAEYGGGGGESWMTRIEREIAADYEEFTGFPGATIAMLGPTLLRHGTEEQKKEYIPKLLSAELTFCQLFSEPGAGSDLASLGTKAVLDGDEFVVNGQKVWNSSAQYTDWGFLLVRTDPDAPKHKGITFLLVDMSTPGIEVRPLVQINRSAHFNEVFLKDVRIPVANVVGEINEGWGPARTVLSNESAFIAGNRIPTGAKLLDLARMCDCADDPVIRQGLTTYISRERIAGWMGEQVQSAIRRGEMPPMDPGLLKLMASDNKRLAGDLAMQILGPAGQADDRPEIHWAQMELMGRYGISIGGGTDQVLKNNIGERSLQLPREPGYDKNQAWRDIPK, encoded by the coding sequence ATGAGCGCCACCGACGAGATCAGCGAGCCTGCCGACCACGCCGCCTACCGGGCCCTGGTCAGGGCCTGGTACGACGAGCATGCGACGCCGAAGTCCCCCGACGACCCCTGGGCGACGACCGTGCACGCCGACCCGGCCGAGGCCGCCGCCCATTTCGAGGGCTCACGGGCGTGGCTGGGCAAGCTGTTCGCCGCCGGCTACTCCGGGATTGCGTGGCCGGCCGAATACGGAGGCGGTGGCGGCGAGTCGTGGATGACCCGCATCGAGCGGGAGATCGCGGCCGACTACGAGGAGTTCACCGGCTTTCCCGGCGCGACGATCGCCATGCTCGGCCCGACGCTGCTGCGCCACGGCACCGAGGAGCAGAAGAAGGAGTACATCCCGAAGCTGCTCTCGGCCGAGCTGACGTTCTGCCAGCTCTTCAGCGAGCCCGGCGCCGGCTCCGACCTCGCGTCGCTCGGCACCAAGGCGGTGCTCGACGGCGACGAGTTCGTCGTCAACGGCCAGAAGGTGTGGAACAGCTCGGCCCAGTACACCGACTGGGGTTTCCTGCTCGTGCGCACCGACCCCGACGCACCCAAGCACAAGGGCATCACCTTCCTGCTCGTCGACATGTCGACGCCTGGCATCGAGGTCCGCCCCCTCGTACAGATCAACCGGTCGGCCCATTTCAACGAGGTGTTCCTCAAGGACGTGCGCATTCCCGTCGCCAATGTGGTCGGCGAGATCAACGAGGGATGGGGGCCCGCCCGCACCGTCCTCTCCAACGAGTCGGCCTTCATCGCCGGAAACCGGATCCCCACCGGCGCGAAGCTCCTCGACCTCGCCCGCATGTGCGACTGCGCCGACGATCCGGTCATCCGCCAGGGTCTCACCACCTACATCTCACGCGAGCGCATCGCCGGCTGGATGGGCGAGCAGGTCCAGAGTGCGATCCGCCGTGGGGAGATGCCGCCGATGGATCCAGGCCTGCTCAAGCTCATGGCCTCCGACAACAAGCGGCTCGCCGGCGACCTGGCCATGCAGATCCTCGGCCCCGCCGGCCAAGCCGACGATCGTCCCGAGATCCACTGGGCCCAGATGGAACTGATGGGTCGCTACGGGATCTCCATCGGCGGCGGCACCGACCAGGTTCTCAAGAACAACATCGGCGAGCGGTCACTCCAGTTGCCCCGCGAGCCCGGCTACGACAAGAACCAGGCCTGGCGCGACATCCCGAAGTAG